In Gopherus evgoodei ecotype Sinaloan lineage unplaced genomic scaffold, rGopEvg1_v1.p scaffold_37_arrow_ctg1, whole genome shotgun sequence, the following proteins share a genomic window:
- the RASAL3 gene encoding RAS protein activator like-3 isoform X2 has protein sequence MGSWCWLLCATRRDLSSEGKSSPSPRAPGRGTESDVSTGSQFSNVKGLIWKRLRERKGRTASKPDSQTALLTDGDRLPSRHGSRESLLPAPSAAELDLSGEDVVIRPLHSSILGEKFCFQIINAEGSRCFGCTSVAERDRWIENLRRTVQPNKDNCERVENTLSLWVYEARDLPPKKRYFCQVHLDGALYARTTAKSAGADGALFWGELFELATLPAVRELQISVLREEEGRRRETSPLGTVIIQLRELAASRQPLEKWYPLCGAAPSRAPSLRLRGRYQEIQVLPIVNYKEFAEYITFHYRELCARLEPAIAVRHKEELANALVHVLQSTGKAKAFLIDLGVAELDRFDDRDALIFRENTLATKAIDEYMKLVGGQYLLDTLGEAIAQLYESEDSCEVDPSKCAANDLSDNQNNLRQACEEVFQRITNSCDAFPVELSEIFAAWQGDCLERKKENIGQRLISASLFLRFLCPAIMSPSLFGLTQEYPDDATSRTLTLVAKVIQNLANFATFGEKEAYMGFMNEFLEHNWSRMKSFLQSVANPDSSARLVAYDGYVDLALELSTLHALLCDIFTGLDQRTREQLEPLPTILYAIKEGTPVPVSIKLGPGMDSPGEKPGFLPPRELSKYSPLIKSHSMTNIQKGRGKEDEQHLQQLPASPRQAWERRKVQRTQSVPAQSKAGRRLQKQSSMEHVVESQGEESHDESPRPSTFRPRDGRAHPGRSNLRQSASLPRKSTVPWQRHAEEAAKAQTELYAMRPLEKHGKQIEELRKELAESREKQRLFESQLEMLVTQNQTLLEEQAKSQGQEERLRRQLEKLETHLANLSTRVAAAEGSRRKDQEKLRASEERTKRLERRLSALEREHAELLCAISQRPGFQDKPPNSLLMPAPQDGAEDWQEV, from the exons GCTGCCAAGCCGGCATGGCTCCCGTGAGTCCCTGCTGCCTGCGCCAAGTGCAGCTGAGCTGGATCTGAGTGGCGAGGACGTAGTGATCCGCCCGCTGCACAGCAGCATCCTTGGCGAGAAGTTTTGCTTCCAG ATAATCAACGCTGAGGGGAGCCGCTGTTTTGGCTGCACATCAGTGGCTGAGCGGGACCGGTGGATTGAGAACTTACGCAGAACCGTGCAGCCCAACAAG GACAACTGCGAGCGTGTGGAGAACACCCTGAGTCTCTGGGTGTACGaggcccgagacctgccccccaaGAAGCGCTACTTCTGCCAGGTGCACCTGGATGGTGCCCTGTACGCCCGCACTACAGCCAAATCAGCGGGGGCGGATGGGGCACTCTTTTGGGGCGAGCTCTTCGAGCTGGCCACACTACCAGCAGTGCGGGAGCTGCAGATCAGCGTGCtgcgggaggaggaggggcggcggCGGGAGACCAGCCCCCTGGGCACCGTGATCATCCAACTGAGGGAGCTGGCTGCCTCGCGCCAGCCCTTGGAGAAATGGTACCCTCTGTGTGGAGCTGCCCCCAGTCGGGCACCTTCTCTGCGGCTGCGCGGACGCTACCAGGAGATCCAGGTGCTGCCCATTGTGAACTACAAGGAGTTCGCCGAGTACATCACCTTCCACTACCGAGAGCTGTGTGCCAGGCTGGAGCCGGCTATTGCTGTGCGCCACAAAGAAGAACTTGCCAATGCCCTGGTGCATGTGCTGCAGAGCACAGGCAAAGCTAAG GCATTTCTCATCGACCTGGGGGTGGCAGAGTTGGACCGCTTCGACGACAGAGATGCACTGATCTTCCGCGAGAACACACTGGCAACCAAGGCCATTGACGAATACATGAAGCTGGTCGGGGGGCAGTACCTGTTGGACACACTGG GGGAGGCTATTGCCCAGTTGTATGAGTCGGAGGATAGCTGTGAAGTTGACCCCAGCAAGTGTGCAGCCAATGACCTGTCTGACAACCAGAACAATCTGCGGCAGGCGTGTGAGGAGGTCTTCCAGAGAATCACCAACTCCTGCGA TGCCTTCCCAGTGGAGCTCAGCGAGATCTTTGCAGCATGGCAGGGGGATTGTCTGGAACGGAAAAAGGAGAACATTGGGCAGCGGCTCATCTCGGCCTCGCTCTTCCTGCGCTTCCTATGCCCAGCCATCATGTCCCCCAGCCTGTTTGGCCTCACCCAGGAGTACCCAGATGATGCCACCTCCCGCACCCTCACCCTGGTGGCAAAAGTCATCCAGAACCTGGCCAATTTTGCTAC GTTTGGTGAGAAGGAGGCGTACATGGGGTTCATGAACGAATTCCTGGAGCACAACTGGAGCCGCATGAAGTCGTTCCTGCAGAGTGTGGCCAACCCTGACAGCAGTGCCCGCCTGGTGGCTTATGATGGCTATGTGGACCTGGCACTGGAGCTCTCCACCCTGCACGCACTGCTCTGCGACATATTCACTGGCCTGGACCAG CGAACGAGGGAGCAGTTAGAGCCCCTGCCGACCATCCTCTATGCCATCAAAGAGGGGACGCCAGTGCCTGTCTCCATCAAACTTGGCCCCGGCATGGACAG CCCTGGTGAGAAGCCAGGATTCCTGCCCCCGAGGGAGCTGAGCAAGTACAGCCCCCTGATCAAGAGTCACTCCATGACCAACATCCagaagggcagggggaaggaggatgaGCAGCATCTCCAGCAACTGCCTGCCTCCCCACGCCAGgcctgggagaggaggaaggtgCAGCGCACCCAGAGTGTGCCAGCCCAGAGCAAGGCAGGACGCAggctgcagaagcagagcagcaTGGAGCACGTGGTTGAGTCCCAGGGAGAAGAGAGTCACGATGAGAGCCCTCGCCCCTCTACCTTCCGCCCACGGGATGGCCGAGCCCACCCG GGGCGATCCAATCTCCGCCAATCTGCCTCGCTGCCCCGGAAGTCCACGGTTCCCTGGCAGCGCCACGCTGAGGAAGCAGCCAAGGCACAGACTGAGCTGTACGCCATGCGGCCGCTGGAGAAG CATGGGAAGCAAATTGAGGAGCTGAGGAAGGAGTTGGCAGAGTCCAGGGAGAAGCAGAGGCTCTTTGAGAGCCAGCTGGAAATGCTGGTCACCCAGAACCAGAcactgctggaggagcaggccaaaagccaggggcaggaggagagacTCCGGAGGCAGCTGGAGAAGCTGGAAACCCACCTGGCAAACCTCAGCACCAG GGTGGCGGCGGCAGAGGGCAGCCGGAGGAAGGACCAGGAGAAGCTGAGGGCCAGCGAGGAGAGGACGAAGCGTCTG GAGCGCCGCCTGTCGGCCCTGGAGCGGGAACACGCCGAGCTGCTCTGTGCCATCAGTCAGCGGCCGGGATTCCAGGACAAGCCACCCAACTCGCTGCTGATGCCAGCGCCACAGGACGGGGCCGAGGACTGGCAGGAGGTTTAG